The Pricia mediterranea genome includes a window with the following:
- a CDS encoding Glu/Leu/Phe/Val family dehydrogenase encodes MGERILGKKKVARQGMLENVMRQFDNAADILDLNPNIRKILEVTNNELVVHFPVRMDNEEVEVFTGYRVQHNNSLGPYKGGLRYHPTVDIDAARALAMWMTWKTSLAGLPFGGAKGGIKLDPAKYSSAEIERITRRFTYALGDNIGPELDIPAPDVNTSAQTMAWILDTYMSTKPPAERSTNTHVVTGKPIGAGGSEGRDRATGYGVYLNIRFWAKEKELSIKDQKFIVQGFGNVGYWVAHFLDRDGAILVAVQDQYGSICDEEGISVEKLHDYQKGNKGSIVDFPDADAIDNDEFFGLECDICIPAALGNQITAENSGGIKARLIAEGANGPTDIEAEEILLEKGVEIIPDILCNSGGVIGSYYEWLQNRNGEIWQLEEVMEKLEKKMKESFTRVVKTSRERKVDMRTAAFVIAIGRLEEAYIQRGIFP; translated from the coding sequence ATGGGTGAAAGAATATTGGGGAAGAAGAAAGTCGCAAGGCAGGGCATGTTGGAGAACGTCATGAGACAGTTCGATAATGCGGCCGATATCCTTGATTTGAATCCGAATATCCGAAAAATATTGGAGGTCACCAATAATGAGTTGGTCGTGCATTTTCCCGTTAGGATGGATAATGAGGAGGTCGAGGTCTTTACCGGGTATCGGGTGCAACATAATAACTCATTAGGACCATACAAGGGAGGACTCCGTTATCATCCGACCGTCGATATCGATGCCGCCAGGGCCTTGGCCATGTGGATGACCTGGAAAACCTCGTTGGCTGGTCTGCCTTTTGGTGGTGCCAAAGGGGGAATCAAGCTGGATCCCGCTAAATATTCTAGCGCCGAAATCGAACGTATTACCCGAAGATTTACTTACGCCTTGGGCGATAACATCGGTCCGGAACTTGATATACCGGCTCCTGACGTGAATACAAGTGCGCAGACGATGGCCTGGATATTGGACACGTACATGTCAACCAAGCCCCCGGCGGAACGTTCTACCAATACGCATGTGGTGACCGGAAAACCTATTGGGGCGGGCGGCTCCGAGGGCAGGGATAGGGCCACAGGTTACGGGGTATATCTCAATATCCGATTTTGGGCCAAAGAAAAAGAGCTATCGATAAAAGACCAAAAATTTATCGTTCAAGGTTTTGGCAACGTTGGCTATTGGGTTGCCCATTTTCTGGATCGGGATGGAGCGATACTCGTTGCGGTACAAGATCAGTACGGAAGCATTTGTGATGAAGAGGGGATTTCGGTGGAAAAACTGCACGACTACCAAAAGGGCAATAAGGGAAGTATCGTTGATTTTCCCGACGCTGATGCCATTGATAATGATGAATTTTTCGGATTGGAATGTGACATTTGTATTCCTGCAGCTTTAGGGAACCAGATTACGGCCGAAAACTCCGGTGGAATCAAAGCTCGTTTGATTGCGGAAGGGGCCAATGGCCCGACGGATATTGAGGCCGAAGAAATACTGTTGGAAAAAGGTGTCGAGATCATTCCCGATATTCTGTGCAATTCTGGAGGTGTTATCGGTAGTTATTATGAATGGTTGCAAAACCGGAACGGGGAAATTTGGCAGCTCGAAGAGGTTATGGAGAAACTGGAAAAAAAGATGAAGGAGAGTTTTACCCGTGTCGTAAAGACGTCCCGCGAACGAAAGGTCGATATGCGCACCGCTGCTTTCGTCATCGCCATCGGGAGACTCGAGGAGGCTTACATACAACGGGGAATATTTCCTTGA